In Methylomonas sp. MK1, the following are encoded in one genomic region:
- a CDS encoding alkaline phosphatase D family protein — MKFKVVRLTVVATLVVLGGKAQAALPNGVAAGDVSQTSAVLWGRSDTIGDLNFQYATDSAFTQVIGSSFRTVSDPLAPVKWDVSGLSADTTYYYRATDSVGAVASGQFKTAAALGNTTGLRFGVSGDWRGELLPYPAVKNASQRNLDFFVAMGDTIYGDVASNANGGQQQAQSLADYRNKHAEVYSAKGGMNGLADLRQSTAVFATIDDHEVTNDFAGGADVATDARFNADPAGTLINDSTLYNNGIQAFQEYNPLRNETYGATGDARTAGEVKLYRNQTFGNDAALMVLDARSFRDKELADANPLSQASVGGFLANAFDPSRTMLGKQQVADLKADLLSAEQNDVTWKFIAVPEPMQNLGVVGAGDRFEGYAAERTEILKFIDDNKIDNVVFLSADIHGTLVNNLTYQVTPFSEQKATNAFEITTGSVAYDAPFGPTVAQLAAAVGLLTPQQKAFYDALPSIAAKDSFIKSVTNGALTPLGYDPLGLDANLASADGKIQAELLQGDYVATHTFGWTEFEIDQVTQQLLVTTYGIPAYNVGDIANDLTGIVSRTPQIVSQFRITPTPVQPVPVPGAAWLFGSALLGLVFGKRKKA, encoded by the coding sequence ATGAAATTCAAAGTAGTTCGATTAACCGTCGTCGCGACGCTGGTCGTTCTGGGCGGTAAAGCTCAAGCGGCCTTGCCTAACGGTGTGGCTGCCGGCGATGTCAGCCAAACTTCCGCCGTGCTGTGGGGCCGGTCCGATACCATCGGCGATTTAAATTTTCAGTACGCGACCGATAGTGCTTTCACCCAGGTCATCGGTTCCAGTTTTAGAACGGTGAGTGACCCGTTGGCGCCGGTCAAATGGGATGTCTCGGGATTGTCCGCCGATACCACCTATTACTACCGCGCTACTGATAGTGTTGGAGCGGTCGCCAGCGGCCAGTTTAAAACCGCTGCGGCATTGGGAAACACTACTGGTCTGCGTTTTGGTGTATCCGGCGATTGGCGCGGCGAACTGCTGCCTTATCCAGCCGTGAAAAACGCTAGTCAGCGTAACCTGGATTTTTTCGTGGCGATGGGCGATACCATTTACGGTGACGTGGCCTCCAACGCCAACGGCGGTCAACAACAAGCCCAATCCCTGGCCGACTATCGTAACAAGCATGCCGAAGTATACAGCGCCAAGGGTGGCATGAACGGCTTGGCCGATCTGCGCCAATCCACCGCCGTGTTCGCGACGATAGACGACCACGAAGTGACTAACGACTTCGCCGGCGGCGCTGACGTAGCGACCGACGCGCGTTTCAATGCCGATCCGGCCGGCACCTTGATCAATGACAGTACCTTGTACAATAACGGTATCCAGGCTTTTCAGGAATACAATCCGCTTCGCAACGAGACTTACGGTGCCACCGGCGACGCTCGCACTGCCGGCGAAGTAAAGTTGTACCGCAACCAAACTTTCGGCAATGATGCTGCCTTGATGGTGTTGGATGCGCGCTCGTTCCGCGACAAGGAATTGGCCGATGCGAACCCGTTAAGTCAAGCTTCGGTTGGCGGCTTTTTGGCAAATGCGTTTGACCCGAGCCGGACTATGCTGGGCAAGCAGCAAGTCGCCGATCTGAAAGCCGACCTGTTGTCAGCGGAGCAAAATGACGTCACCTGGAAATTCATCGCCGTACCGGAACCGATGCAAAACTTGGGGGTGGTTGGCGCCGGCGACCGCTTTGAAGGGTATGCCGCCGAACGTACCGAGATATTGAAATTTATCGATGACAACAAAATCGATAACGTCGTGTTCCTGTCCGCCGACATCCACGGCACCTTGGTGAATAACCTGACCTACCAAGTCACGCCTTTTAGCGAGCAAAAAGCCACCAATGCCTTCGAAATCACCACCGGTTCCGTAGCCTATGACGCGCCGTTTGGCCCAACGGTTGCGCAACTGGCGGCTGCGGTAGGTTTACTGACTCCGCAACAAAAAGCCTTCTACGACGCGTTGCCCAGCATCGCCGCCAAAGACAGTTTCATCAAGTCGGTAACCAATGGCGCTTTGACGCCGCTGGGTTACGACCCGCTGGGCTTGGATGCCAATCTGGCTAGCGCCGATGGCAAAATCCAAGCCGAATTGCTGCAAGGCGATTACGTCGCCACGCACACCTTTGGCTGGACCGAGTTTGAAATCGATCAGGTCACTCAGCAGTTGCTGGTCACCACCTATGGCATTCCAGCCTACAACGTGGGCGATATTGCCAACGATTTGACCGGCATCGTCAGCCGCACGCCGCAAATCGTCAGCCAATTCAGAATTACACCGACCCCCGTGCAGCCGGTACCGGTTCCAGGCGCGGCCTGGTTGTTTGGTAGTGCGTTGCTGGGCTTGGTGTTCGGCAAGCGCAAAAAAGCCTAG